The Candidatus Zixiibacteriota bacterium genome contains the following window.
TAGATATTACAATAATTTTAAATCGCTTTCTGGAGATCTATATTCGTAGACCACTTGAATGTCGATTATTATAGACTAAAGAATAATAGATGAGAAAAACGCTGGAGAAAAAGGGTAAATCGTTCTTAATACAGGTGCTGAAGCTTTTGTTCAGGAATAAGCCCGTTCAGGATAAAGTTGATCTATCTGCCGTTAAGAAGATACTGGTAATAAGACAGGATGACCGGATCGGCAACCTTATTTTGACCACTCCGCTGCTTTTAGCACTGAGGAAATCTTTCCCCCAGGCTAAGATATCTTTTCTCTCCAGTAGCGTATCAACAGAGGTTTTCTCCGGCTCTAAATTGATAGATGAGCTTTTGGTCCTGGAGAAAAAAAAATATATCCGCAACCCTTTTGCTTTCATCTCTCAGATTTTCTCGCTGAGAAGAAAGGGTTTTGATCTTGCCTTTGACTGTTCGGACGAAAATCACCTTTCCTTTGGTCACGGGATGTGGATTTATCTTTCGGGAGCAAAGTACCGAGTCGGGCATAAAAGGGAGAAAAGCGACCTCTTCCTGAACATAGAGGTTCCCCCAGTTAAGTATACCCGGCATGCAATTGATATGCATCTGGACCTTCTGAAGTTTTTAATTCCGGGAATATCTGATGAGTTGCCATTCTTGGGAGTAAAGAAGGAAGAAAAGGAATATATCAGAAATTATTTAGAGAAAATGGGGATAACAAATGAGGATTCTCTTATTGGGATAAACCTGGGTGGGACAGGCGAGAAAAGGTGGGAGATAAAAAATTTTATCGAATTAGGTGAATGGATAAAAGAAAGGGAAAATGTAAAGGTGATTTATATCTGGGGACCGGAAGAGAAAGAGCTGATTAAGAATTTGAAAATCAGTGAGGTACTGCCTGAGATTCTTCCTTTGCCTGAACTCTCAGCTCTTCTGCAAAGATGCAATCTTTTCATCTCCTCTGATTCGGGGATAATGCATCTTTCAACTGCAGTCGGGACTCCAACCTTA
Protein-coding sequences here:
- a CDS encoding glycosyltransferase family 9 protein; translated protein: MRKTLEKKGKSFLIQVLKLLFRNKPVQDKVDLSAVKKILVIRQDDRIGNLILTTPLLLALRKSFPQAKISFLSSSVSTEVFSGSKLIDELLVLEKKKYIRNPFAFISQIFSLRRKGFDLAFDCSDENHLSFGHGMWIYLSGAKYRVGHKREKSDLFLNIEVPPVKYTRHAIDMHLDLLKFLIPGISDELPFLGVKKEEKEYIRNYLEKMGITNEDSLIGINLGGTGEKRWEIKNFIELGEWIKERENVKVIYIWGPEEKELIKNLKISEVLPEILPLPELSALLQRCNLFISSDSGIMHLSTAVGTPTLAIFIQSDPVKFGPKGDKDKIISKINGKIELKTILEEACRMVKELSRMKGTKISVI